The Nocardia arthritidis genome has a window encoding:
- the metX gene encoding homoserine O-acetyltransferase MetX — protein sequence MTVEIEPSALRVSGVALPPPNGELGIIPIGDVRLESGVVLPDVHLAVQRWGTLSAALDNVVLVEHALTGDSHVVGSPDDIHPLPGWWDGMVGPGAPLDTDEWCVIATNVLGGCKGSTGPSSLAPDGRPWGARFPEISIRDQVTAEAQLFDLLGISGLAAVVGGSMGGMRVLEWMTGAPSRVGAALVLAVGARATADQIGTQTTQIAAIKADPDWQGGDYHDTDRAPMTGMGLARRIAHLTYRTEAELDHRFENRAQGAEDPWNGGRYAVQSYLEHQAEKLCNRFDPATYVLLTEAMNRHDVGRGRGGIAAALAATPVPCVVGGVDSDRLYPLHTQQELADLLPGCEGLEVVHSRDGHDGFLTEAAAVSKLLTETMRLARLHRGGRNG from the coding sequence GTGACCGTGGAGATCGAACCGAGTGCGTTGCGCGTTTCGGGGGTGGCGCTGCCGCCCCCGAACGGGGAGCTCGGCATCATTCCGATCGGCGACGTACGCCTGGAGAGCGGTGTGGTGCTGCCGGATGTCCATCTGGCCGTGCAGCGCTGGGGCACGCTCTCGGCGGCACTGGACAACGTGGTACTGGTCGAGCACGCGCTCACCGGCGACTCGCACGTCGTCGGCTCGCCGGACGATATCCACCCGCTGCCGGGTTGGTGGGATGGCATGGTCGGTCCGGGCGCGCCGCTGGACACCGACGAATGGTGCGTCATCGCGACCAACGTGCTCGGCGGCTGTAAGGGCAGCACCGGGCCCTCCTCCCTGGCGCCGGACGGAAGGCCTTGGGGCGCAAGGTTTCCCGAGATCTCCATCCGCGACCAGGTGACCGCCGAGGCGCAGTTGTTCGATCTGCTCGGCATCTCCGGGCTGGCCGCCGTCGTCGGCGGTTCGATGGGCGGCATGCGGGTGCTGGAGTGGATGACCGGCGCGCCGTCGCGCGTCGGCGCGGCGCTGGTGCTCGCCGTCGGAGCCCGCGCCACCGCCGACCAAATCGGTACCCAGACAACGCAAATCGCGGCGATCAAGGCCGATCCGGACTGGCAGGGCGGCGACTACCACGACACCGATCGCGCCCCGATGACCGGCATGGGTCTGGCCCGCCGCATCGCGCACCTCACCTACCGCACCGAGGCCGAACTCGATCATCGCTTCGAGAACCGGGCGCAGGGCGCGGAGGATCCGTGGAACGGCGGCCGCTACGCGGTGCAGAGCTATCTGGAGCACCAGGCCGAAAAGCTTTGCAACCGTTTCGATCCCGCCACCTACGTACTGCTCACCGAGGCGATGAACCGGCACGACGTCGGGCGCGGCCGCGGCGGTATCGCCGCGGCGCTCGCGGCCACCCCCGTCCCGTGTGTCGTCGGCGGCGTCGACTCCGACCGCCTGTACCCGCTGCACACCCAGCAGGAACTGGCCGATCTACTACCGGGTTGCGAAGGGCTCGAGGTGGTCCACTCCCGCGACGGGCACGACGGATTCCTCACCGAGGCGGCGGCTGTCTCGAAACTCCTCACGGAGACAATGCGTTTGGCGCGGTTGCATCGGGGTGGCCGAAACGGCTGA